The following is a genomic window from Xiphophorus couchianus chromosome 5, X_couchianus-1.0, whole genome shotgun sequence.
CCCTGCGGGTGTTCGCATCCGGACTGCATTGACCTCTCCGCTTTGCCTCGGCCACCTTCTGACCTCTACTCCTGCTTCACAGAGGAGCATAGGGAGTCCACCATCTCTTGCAGCCTCGGTGAATACGTCGATGTAGACGTACTGGGACATATCTGCCAGTACCAGCTTCTGGACCGGGGCCGACTGGAAAACCATGTTTACCACAGTCTTCACGGGAGCTGCAGCTCCAAACAACAAGCTCCAAAAGAGCAGATTGTCCACTGATATACTGTAGCTTATTCCAGGAACAGTGTGTGGGTTGGTTGTTGGTATTAAGTTATACCAATCTGTAAAAAGTGACAGACTTTTCTCTCAGTTTTATAGTTTGAAGTTCCTTCAATGACATGAAGGAAGAAGTGCCAGACTTTTCTCTGCTCCTTCTACCTGCACGCTGCTGACCTACTTGCTAAAAGAAGGTCATTactttattgtgaaaatgtacaaaattacAGTCGTATTAAGATATATTCACCTACTTGGATGCAAAATCAACTTATCTGACAATATGGACAAATTAAACcgttttttctttcaaaaaaatgtaagaaaactgaaaaaagttttaaaataattttcagcattttgatGAGTCAACAAGGATCAGGAAAACAATGTCATTCAGCTACAGTGGAGGGATTTAAtctaaaacagacattttcatttattttctttcaatactATTGGAAAGGCAGATTTCTCATGTCACGCTCAGTGAAATGAAACAGATTTCTGTCGGCTGTTTGTGATAAATGAAGAAGGTAAATTATCAGAATTATTTGCATCTTATTAAAGGTGTTTGCACAGTTGAAAGCGGCTTTaatgagattaaaaaatgtgcagATGTGTTCTCTCCAATGATGTTAAGCATAATGTGAGCTGTCCCTctcccacctgttgctgcacactgccaatCTGATAAACTGCCACAAAGAAAgtctgtttggaaatatttccagaatCGAGAAAACATGATAAGGCATTGTCTGAAACTGGAGAATCATCCATcatagtgtttttaaaagatcaCTATAAGCAAAttaatacactgaaaaaaaaaatcgaaatatttttgaactggtttctaatgcaaatatcttagttgaCCTAAAGTAGaaccaaactaacttacaagttcCATTTTTAATACGCAGGATGAGAtttacaaacaatttttttaagtcaacaacttcatgacatttatgaaaaagtgctttttccactggcaggttatttcactaatgtggtaaaaatgttttgttaaactgcaagttagtttggtcttatttcaagtgtactaggATTTTATGCACTGGGaactacattttgtgtttttgcagtgcatcgCCTTGATACTTGTGTTTTTTGGAAGGACAGAACTGGATAACGGTTTATCATTCGAAACAGTAAACACTTGAAATCCAATACTGTATTAACTTTGATCTGTGTTTACTTTAGATTTTTGCTTTGGTAAGAattgcaaaaaattaaataattgtaattatCAATATAAGTGAGCTGTACttgctacatttttgttttaaataaaagcaatcacATCATGCTAGACTGTTTTGTTTAAGTTCTTCTCCAAGTGTCGTGAAAGTGTGACATTTTTAGGCAAAATGTACCATGCCAGTGTCTCAATGGCACAAATGAATGATTAGTGACTGAGCCTGACACTTTGCATGTATCGCCTTCTAAGACCtgattggtttattttacatattgtcCTCATTACCATGGAGTAGATCAATCATCCAGGACATTCTGATGTGGTCAAATAGAAGGTACCTGGACTTTTCCTcttatttcttgaaaatgtttcaccCCACGTCCAAAAGGCTTCTTTGGTTCTGACTGCGGGTTGGAATATCAAGACTTGTAATTTATAGAAAGAGAACAATGAAGCTAGCAGGAATGTTAAAGGCACTATTAAGATCACATTGGtctctgctttttctctgtATTTGGTTCAGTGTTTGGTTTGTTGTCATTTGTGCGTACACAAGGATGATCggttcctcctggctctgattctTTATCCCTCTCAGATTGTATCAGCAAtatatagtgacagttttaacaaatatgtaaaaaaaaaaaaaaagggggggggaaaaagacCATTTTAAGCATCTAAAGTTGGctctaaaaagaaatattatgagaaaaagaaaatcttaaatttgttttttgattagTTTTGGTGTTGGCAGTGAAATatcaaaaagaataaatgtagaaaagtactttttgtttgaaatacaaTTATAAGGTTTATAGAGCACAACTACAAGTAAGAAGGCCATCTCTTGGGAAGCAGATGGGAAATGGTAACAGGGAAGGAAACTGAGGTTAAAGCTATAATCTATGCTCAACTAAATTGgcaaaagctgtttttatttcacacaagcAACTGGTTGTGTAGTGAACCAGTCAGCAGTTCACTGCAGCCAGGTTCTGTCAGCAAAACAGGACATACTGTTTCCTCCTGTGTGTACCACAGCATAACGCAAATCTACAACTTTGCAAATCTACAAAAGATTGGAATTTTACCTCTTTCTGGCGATGAAGAGTTTCTTCTGGTGTAATAAGTTCTTTATGACTTATTTAAGTTGACCAAACATTGAGGTTAGTGTACCAGAAGAAGTTCCTTCTATCACGCAAATGagctaaagaaagaaaaatgtgagaaGCAAAGGAAtgtcttcattttaaaatagaagaTTGGTCAGAAGTGGGGAAGTGCAACAACAGCAAGgaacttgagtaaaaataaaagcagctgcGCAGACAGATTTCCTCAATCTTGATGTCTGGGTTAAGAAAACCGACGCAGGACGTGCAAACCATCTGGAAATCATGAAGAGGAGTTTGGTTCTTTCTGTTGTCCTCGTTCTGGAAGGTAAATTCACTTCGATTTATTAATTCATCCCCTGAaatcttcctctcttcctcatCTTTTGTGGTTGAACATTTCTCTACAGCGGTTTAGAAACTCACTTGGTTCTTCTGGGGGTGGAAAACAACATTTAGGGCtttaaaaaagatataaatgaaTGTGTTTCACAAATGTACTAtccattttttcttctgtaaagTTTATCACCCTTTGAACACAGGAGTGCTGTGAAGCTGTTCTTGTGGATGTGTGTACACTGTAAACAATTTGAGCAGCTTTTAGTTGCGTCTActatcttctactctttaagtTAAACAAATTTAGCGAGTTTTAGATTTCAAACCTAAATTTATGTGTTTGTGGAAGATACATTTACAGCAGTAAGTTGcgttaacatttttattaattttgtcaaagctccaagagttgaataaattAGAgtttttaggtaaaaaaaaaaaaaaaaactgaaagcagaaaaagagagTAGTGAGAattatttcccagaatgcttagcggcgtGTTTTTGTATCTTGAGATGAaagtgcgttacattgatctgagtCTTGTGTGTTAAggcaaatgattattttaatgaacTGACAGTTTACGAAGCGTAAGGATAATGTCccgttcacactaaatgtttttgaggaGAATTCATTATAATGCTTAAGAAatttcattatcagatcagaaattttgttcatgcaatttgaaacaagaattaaaattattctaaagtaaaataagtagttattttaacttgatattgagTAGTacgttttttagtttttttttttaattcttgcaTATAGTGAAATAACTATTTGgcttaaattgcagcattaagttaaaactcaccagtcaagattaatgaactttaagaaaaaaaaaaacaatgtttagataacttgtctcttgttgttaaatcaacttcatgaactttaatttctgagttaaaaaccaataaaatttCCTTGTTGACTtgaattgcattttcaaggcagcaggtggacaaacattttcaagttaaaccagcttcaaatgtttcacagtgtaGCTATCTCTTTAATGTCACAGTTTGCAGCGGTGAAAAGATAAGCACAacataaaagatgaaaacacaacattttacgCTTTATTTTTTATCGCTGAAAATGgcttcatttcagttttttgcttATCTGCTGCTAAGATGCGCTGCACCCTTATCTGTTGGTAGCGCTcgcaaaaatgtgtaaaaacccttaaagataaataaacctTTGACTGCAGTACAGCAATCTCACAGTGGAAAATGCTGCGGTTCCCAGACAGTGATCTTTGTTTACCTCCATTTCCATCTTTATCATGTGTACGTTGGCAAAATTAACTTATGACCTAGTCGAGTTTTGTTGTGCatcattttgaaatattgctTTTACGACAGGAACTACACACTACTTGTGTAGTTCTTTGTCAAGTAaccccaaagcgcttcacaGACAATCAGTctttcacccattcacacacacattcacacactggcGGTGGTGAGCTACTGGACGGTAGCCACGGCTGCTCCGGGGTTGCACTAACAACGGGTGCACTGACCGCCACCAGCAGACAAGGTGTTTAAGAACAACTGAGTGTACTAGCTTAAATTTACTGCGAGTTGTCCGTTTTTTACAACAaagttcaaaaatattcatacaccaAGAGTAACATCTGATTAACTATAAACACGTCACACCTTGACTGAATGCTTTTTGCCTTTCATCTTGTGGACAAAAGGCCAGTAACACTCAACTAAACTACTGAGTGAAAGAAGAAAGGACGATGACGACAGTCATCTACTAAAAGgtaaaacagtaaaagtaagaaatgaaCCAATAAAATGGTGCAACACTTCAGCATGAACTGCAAAAACCCGGTTTATTTGAGAGGAATTTGGAAATGAGCCCGAGTCTGTTTTTAACCAACTGAGATCAGTTTGATCGAAGTGATTTCACAGTTTTGTCATGACAAATGCAACATGTCTGTCAGCGAGGTTAGCGGTTAGCACAGTGGTCAACATGTCTGACACTCTTGACAGCTGCAAATGTATACATAAAATGCTAACAATTCCTTTAAATTCTTCACTTAACGTTCATTTCTGATGATTAATGATTTGTCAGGGTTGCCCATGATTGTGTTAccagagaaaagcaaacaacAGCCCCAAACAACCCAAACCTGATATTATCTCAAACgtgttttttcctccactgaATACATGTTTTCAATATAAGATTGGATTTTGCTGCTGGTACAAAAGACAAACTTCTTTAAGGCTCTGATCTTTGCTACAGGCGCCACTACGTGTTTATGGTACTAATCTGTGAAATTCAGAAACGTCACACttggaggatttttttgttgttgtcaaaaGTCTGTTCAGAAATTGGctttatgtgtttctgttttgtctaGGGGTCTTTCAGACTGAAACCACGTCAGTAACAGGAACTGTGGGGGGATCAGTCACAATAACATGCTCTCATTCTTATGCCACCACCAATGtcaaatatttctgcaaaggAACGTGCGTTGACGCAGACATCCTGATAAAAAGCAGCACGCAGCGAGAGGGGAAGTACTCTATAAAAGATAATGGGAACACATTCTATGTAACAATATCAAACCTGGAAATGAGCGATGGAGGAGTTTACTGGTGTGGCATTGAGAGAGTTGGAGTGGACACGTACGGCGAAGTGACCCTCACTGTAGCAGAAGGTGAGTAAAGTTGTTCCTGTGGGAGAAGTAACATTATGACTTCTTGTCGAGATAAAAATATTAGCTCCGTTTCCTTTTGCTGATGAGGAAGCTTCTCTGAACCGGGTTTGTTTCGTCTCAAAAGCATGTGATGAAATCTGGAGCATGAAAACCTGTCAaagttttccttttgctttctgTAATAGAGAGTCCAGGAAGCAACCTGAAGATGATGGATTCTAGTAAGCATTTCCGTCTTAGTGCCTTATTGATAAGAAAATTTGTTCTTATCAGTCTACCGTTGCTgagcttgtttttaattctagttatattttttttccaggtcaGATGGTGTATCTTGGAACAGGTCTTGGGTGTGGCGGTGCTGGCTCTGGCGACCGTCCTGCTGTTATTCTTCAGACTCAGAAAAAGAGACGTCAGCATGTCGAAAGGTGCAAAACACACTCACTGAAACGCACTTTTAAGGTGGTGTCAAACACACAGAACAAAGAGAAACTTGCCCATAACCAACCTACTAGCACATTTAAACACATGTTGATCACAAGTAAAGTTGACAATATTTAACaggttttcattaaaatttacatttttcaacattttctttggaTATAAAAAAAGACGAGACGTTTTATTCTGCCGTCATTATCTGGTGCCGTCTTTTGAGGTCAGTCCTTTTGAGATTTTTCCAAACTCTTTTCTACAAAGCTGAAGATCGATCACGATTAGGTCTGGAAGTCGGTTTCAGGCAGAGTTTCTCCGGCTCACGTCACTTCGAATGTAACATGAAGTGATGGAATAAGTGATTAAAAACACTGACATGTTCACGACTTTAAAAGCAACCACTCCGTATCtactaacattttattttcttgcctATATTGGAAGAACAAATACAACGGAGTATTAGGGACACGCTacaaaaaactaagaaataaatGAGGATAAAGTCAAGAATTTTATAGTCAgaatattatgacttcattcttgtaattttttcttctttttgtattGTCTTAGCATCGCCCTAATACTCCATCGTATTCAAATgtctaaataaaaacttatttgtaACAGAAAGAAGTGAGATGTGAGAACAAATGATGTATAGTAGTTTACTGTTTTTATAACTTATTCTTGCTTCATGTTTATCCGTTGTAGTGTATGAATGTTGTCTGGTTTGCAGAGTTATTCTGTGTTTCCTCGCTCTgttcaggaaaaaaagatgaTGTTACGTATTCGAAGCCCTCAATCCAGAAGAAATCCCAACATGCCAACGCCGCGTCATCAGTCACTGGGGAGCCAGATTTCAGGATCAACGCGGGTCAGCCGGAGGTTCTGTACTCCAACAGCCGTTCAGAGCCTGAGATCCAGTCAGATGACCTCTGTTATTCCACCGTCATCTTCAGCAAACACCCAGCCTGCAGCGCTGCCTCTCCTCAAACCGAACTGACCACATACTCATCTGTCAACTCCAAACCTGTCGGCTGAACAGCTTCAAAGTTCAGACAAATAtcattttttcacatctttgaCTGAGAAAATTATATCTAGTGATTACAGCAgatgttttttaagtttattcatGTGTCCTATAAATCAGAATATGTATTTCACTCAGGCTCAGttgtcagctgttttttttttaaattatcattataaattatttcaaacgCTCAgcacaaaaagattttaaaaatatgcgaaacttttatttaatttcatactcaacttttttccttcttattaGCTTTGAatactttggatttttttttattttcctcttaaaGCAACATTAATTAtacagaaaattacaatttagGCTAAATAGTTTCATACATGAAAACTCAAAAggagcaaagaaataaaatttccatgttgttataaaaaagtatatagaagtttttcaaaaattggTTGGAATATCTAATTATAtaatctaacttttttttttttcaaacagtgatccaacaaaaatattaatacatattAAGACAAAACTCTGTTCATGTTAAGTCAAAACAATACTGTCATCTAGTGGACAGTTTCTAATTgtcaaaaaatacatatatatatatatttttttttactttcttgatTAGTTGCTCTGCattgttgcacatttttatgtctTAGAAGTTTCAGTGGTAATCTCTctggtttgtttcttttagaacaaatcacatataaataaatgtttttaatgttttttttatttgatcattcaTTCAAATTCTAAAATTATTccaataaattatttgtttgagtCAAAAtctttataattttaaaatcaccTCGTGGGTGACATGTTCTGAAATCAAGTGCATAactttttttgccatttaagTTTTGTCTCAAAATAAGTAAATCCTGCGCAACATTTTGTAGTTAAGGATCAAACCACAGGTGgaataaactttgtttaaaaatgcttttgaacCAAAATGACCccacagttttctttttgtttgtttgttgttgtttttttacataaaatatgttgttatCTAGTGATCAATCTCTATAACTTGGttatgaacaaatatttaacatgaatGCAACATATGcatttaagcaaaacaaaaacaaaaaaaaagctcttcatAAATAGCTAACTATAAAGCGGATGTaagtataaatttaaataacttgAATCGTTGCTGACCATAAGAAATAATTCGCAGCATGTTGGTGAGATGATGTGATGAAGGAGCTGAATAACTAATGTTACGCATTTCTGACTGTTTGTCTCCACATCCTGTTATGGAAACAACATGCAAATGCTTTAAAATTCTGTGGAAGAATTgggttacaaataaaaacagctttttttcctATCAAACAGGTTGTAGGCTGTTAAATTACACAGGGTGTGTGTCACATTAACGGTGGAAAAAGACGTGTAGTAATTTACTTACTACCCGagtaacacacacacgccctcacacacatacacacccacacacacacacacacacacacacacacactcacccacccacacacacacacacacacacacacacacacacacacacacacacagtctttCCTTCCAAACTCAAGGCAAAAGTTGAAGTGTCCATTAaagataacaataaaaaaccattttaaaactaTACTTCTCTGACAGAGGTCCAGACTGAACAGAAACTATCCTCACTCAATGCTGTAAAGTACGTAACCTATGTAAATTACTGCAACATTTTAAGAATTTACATATCTGTTGCTATTTGTGTTGACCTAGTTTGGTGCAGCTTCATATTCTAAAAGAGTTATGAATTTCCATTCTCTGAGAAAATAAGATCTGAATTCATCCTTTGATCAAATGAACAGCATAAAttgcacaataaataaacaggcTTTTCggtaatatttaaatgtactGTCAAAGGCCAGAGCAAATGTAGCTGAGAATGAACATCGTGACTTGAAAATGGATGTTTGTATAAGTTCTTAGTGAAATTCGACTGAGTTTGAGCGATTTCACAAAAACGTTTAGAGACTTACACCAAAATACTTGCAGCTGTATCTGGTAGAAAGGAAGGCTGAATACAAATCTAGATCACACTATTCAGATCtccatttgtttgaaaatgtttttttttctacaatcgtgcactttttcatctttgtcccataaaatcccaacaattAAAGGTTGCAGCATAACAAAATGTGATCCAGGGACTCTGAAACGGCTCATCTGAAAAATGCCTCTATCTGGACGTATCTGGTAATAAAACTGGGACTGGATTAGTTCATCCATGCAAAAATAATATCCTACACCTCAAACTGCAGTAATATGAAAGATCTACTTCAGCAAAGTGccaggctacgttcacacatgaaaatcaACTCAGTCAAAATTCAAACATGTTTCTTATTATAGCCTGAGCTTTGAATATTCCACTTTTACCTCCAGGTGAAATATGTTAACATAATGTGCCCCGAGAAACTAAATAGCTGGTATGCtaattgtttttgatctaaAGATAAGTCGTACACTGTGGACATTGTTCAGTGAAGCGGAGCCATGTTTTTGTCACATGAAGCAGGTGGAGGTTCACTCTGCATATGAATCAGGTTCCAGCTTTCGCTTCTgcatttcttctccttctcaCGCCGGAGGCAGATGCTCTTACAAATGACATGCAAATGCATCAAGTCCTGtagaaaaaaggagaagctgaaaccataatttaaaaaataaaaaacaacaaaaagaacagaagCGATCACGGATCTGACTTCCTG
Proteins encoded in this region:
- the LOC114144668 gene encoding LOW QUALITY PROTEIN: CMRF35-like molecule 7 (The sequence of the model RefSeq protein was modified relative to this genomic sequence to represent the inferred CDS: deleted 1 base in 1 codon), giving the protein MKRSLVLSVVLVLEGVFQTETTSVTGTVGGSVTITCSHSYATTNVKYFCKGTCVDADILIKSSTQREGKYSIKDNGNTFYVTISNLEMSDGGVYWCGIERVGVDTYGEVTLTVAEESPGSNLKMMDSSQMVYLGTGLGVAVLALATVLLLFFRLRKRDVSMSKGKKDDVTYSKPSIQKKSQHANAASSVTGEPDFRINAGQPEVLYSNSRSEPEIQSDDLCYSTVIFSKHPACSAASPQTELTTYSSVNSKPVG